Proteins from a genomic interval of Streptomyces fodineus:
- a CDS encoding 4'-phosphopantetheinyl transferase family protein, with translation MAVMDVPLRVVPPPQDWARGVREQLSATGTVLVYGATEDWLPDEHEEDEERLRPLLGRDWHRYRALADQPKTRRRFATSRLLLRQVAAAALETRAELVDLAYQPGGRPYVRGCDQIDVSLSHTEEIIVVGITRRGRIGVDVELADRRMAGTASEKQSCTPYERARLAAVGPFLERNARLVRLWTLKEAYSKALGQGLRLRFTQFGFALPEDGAGPSLVRPDGTRCSAPGWEFRVFDVAGRYVISAAVCDAGFGESADLAVHTMIDEGLLAALLDSGPELG, from the coding sequence ATGGCCGTCATGGACGTGCCCCTGCGGGTGGTGCCACCGCCGCAGGACTGGGCACGGGGAGTACGGGAGCAGCTCTCCGCCACCGGGACGGTCCTGGTGTACGGGGCGACCGAGGACTGGCTGCCGGACGAGCACGAGGAGGACGAGGAGCGGCTGCGGCCCCTGCTGGGCCGCGACTGGCACCGCTACCGGGCCCTGGCGGACCAGCCGAAGACCCGGCGGCGCTTCGCGACCTCCCGGCTGCTGCTGCGGCAGGTCGCCGCGGCGGCCCTGGAGACCCGCGCGGAACTGGTGGACCTCGCCTACCAGCCGGGCGGGCGCCCCTACGTCCGCGGCTGCGACCAGATCGATGTGAGCCTCAGCCACACCGAGGAGATCATCGTGGTGGGCATCACCCGGCGCGGTCGTATCGGTGTGGACGTGGAGCTGGCCGACCGCCGGATGGCGGGCACCGCCTCCGAGAAGCAGTCCTGTACGCCCTACGAGCGGGCGCGGCTGGCGGCCGTCGGCCCCTTCCTGGAGCGCAACGCGCGGCTGGTACGGCTGTGGACGCTCAAGGAGGCGTACAGCAAGGCCCTCGGCCAGGGACTGCGGCTGCGCTTCACCCAGTTCGGCTTCGCCCTGCCGGAGGACGGCGCCGGTCCTTCGCTGGTCCGGCCGGACGGTACCCGGTGCAGCGCGCCGGGCTGGGAGTTCCGCGTCTTCGACGTCGCGGGCCGCTATGTGATCAGCGCGGCGGTGTGCGACGCCGGCTTCGGCGAGTCCGCCGACCTGGCGGTGCACACGATGATCGACGAGGGCCTGCTCGCCGCGCTGCTCGACTCCGGCCCGGAACTCGGTTAG
- a CDS encoding response regulator transcription factor yields MRPVNILLAEDVRMIRGALIALLELEPDLKVVSAVDRGDIIVPEALKSRPDVAVIDIDLPGTDGLTAAAELHRQLPSCRTLILTSLGRPGTLRRAMSAQVGGFLLKDSPPDQLARAVRKVAAGQRVVDPELALSAWDCPPNPLSPRELEVLRLAAQGADAAEIAACLFLSQGTVRNYLTAIVSKLNARNRIDAIRIAEEAGWIP; encoded by the coding sequence GTGCGACCGGTAAATATTCTGCTCGCCGAAGATGTGCGGATGATACGGGGCGCGTTGATCGCGCTGCTGGAACTGGAGCCCGATCTGAAGGTGGTGTCGGCGGTCGACCGCGGCGACATCATCGTGCCGGAGGCGCTCAAGTCAAGGCCCGACGTGGCCGTGATCGACATCGACCTGCCCGGGACGGACGGGCTGACGGCCGCGGCCGAACTCCATCGGCAGCTGCCCAGCTGCCGCACCCTCATCCTGACCAGCCTGGGCCGCCCCGGCACGCTGCGGCGGGCCATGTCCGCGCAGGTCGGCGGCTTTCTGCTGAAGGACTCGCCGCCGGACCAACTGGCCCGCGCGGTACGGAAGGTGGCGGCGGGCCAGCGGGTCGTCGATCCGGAGCTGGCCCTCTCGGCCTGGGACTGCCCGCCCAACCCGCTCTCGCCGCGCGAGCTGGAAGTGCTGCGGCTGGCCGCACAGGGCGCGGACGCGGCGGAGATCGCCGCGTGCCTCTTCCTCTCCCAGGGCACGGTGCGCAACTACCTCACGGCGATCGTGTCCAAGCTCAACGCACGCAACCGGATCGACGCCATCCGTATCGCCGAGGAGGCCGGCTGGATCCCCTAA
- a CDS encoding sensor histidine kinase, which produces MTDAFVDASAASAVTEPHPPVPPPLLARTITLVVVLWYGVVVALNVLWSHASASRLWISIGCVTVLFAVQALLTSSGARRWPARRRWTALATQAVMTYVPFLFFGLDWGSMSGPLAGSCLLLLSGWLPWLLYAAIGAGEVLIAQLAHQNAVMTAYLTASTMIAGVILYGMTRLTDLITEVHRSRAELARMAVAQERLRFARDLHDLLGYSLSAITLQTELIYRLIPSRPEQARAETASVLQIARQALADVRLVARGYRDMSLAAEAASAAEILRAADIRAQVGVDCAGLHPVIDTVLATVLREGVTNVLRHSKAQHCSITAVREGDTVRLTLDNDGVPEQPAVRSKDMSGSGIGNLRHRVEQVGGRLDAAVGPDGRFRLTAQAPVRPIAVADAERQPARSVAA; this is translated from the coding sequence GTGACCGACGCATTCGTCGACGCGTCTGCCGCCTCGGCGGTGACGGAGCCCCACCCACCCGTCCCGCCTCCTCTTCTGGCCAGGACGATCACCCTGGTGGTGGTGCTCTGGTACGGCGTGGTGGTGGCGCTCAACGTGCTGTGGAGCCATGCGTCGGCGTCCAGGTTATGGATCAGCATCGGCTGTGTGACCGTGCTGTTCGCCGTGCAGGCGCTGCTGACCTCGTCCGGTGCGCGGCGGTGGCCGGCCCGGCGGCGGTGGACGGCGCTGGCCACGCAGGCGGTGATGACGTATGTGCCGTTCCTGTTCTTCGGACTGGACTGGGGAAGCATGTCCGGGCCGCTGGCCGGATCGTGTCTGCTGCTGCTGAGCGGGTGGCTGCCGTGGCTGCTCTACGCCGCGATCGGGGCCGGCGAGGTGCTGATCGCACAACTCGCCCACCAGAACGCGGTGATGACGGCCTATCTGACCGCCTCCACGATGATCGCGGGCGTCATCCTCTACGGCATGACCCGGCTCACCGACCTGATCACGGAGGTGCACCGCTCGCGCGCCGAGCTGGCCCGGATGGCGGTGGCCCAGGAGCGGCTGCGCTTCGCTCGCGACCTGCACGACCTGCTGGGGTACAGCCTCTCCGCGATCACGCTGCAGACCGAGCTGATCTACCGGCTGATTCCGAGCCGTCCGGAGCAGGCCCGCGCCGAGACGGCCTCGGTGCTGCAGATCGCGCGGCAGGCACTGGCCGATGTGCGTCTGGTGGCCCGCGGCTACCGGGACATGTCGCTGGCCGCCGAGGCGGCCTCCGCGGCCGAGATCCTGCGCGCCGCGGACATCCGCGCGCAGGTGGGGGTGGACTGCGCGGGCCTGCACCCGGTGATCGACACCGTGCTGGCCACGGTGCTGCGGGAGGGCGTGACCAACGTCCTGCGGCACAGCAAGGCGCAGCACTGCAGCATCACCGCCGTGCGGGAAGGCGACACCGTGCGCCTGACCCTCGACAACGACGGGGTGCCGGAGCAGCCCGCAGTACGCTCGAAGGACATGAGCGGCAGCGGGATCGGCAATCTGCGGCACCGTGTGGAGCAGGTCGGTGGCCGCCTCGACGCCGCCGTGGGACCGGACGGCCGCTTCCGGCTGACGGCCCAGGCGCCCGTTCGCCCGATCGCGGTGGCGGACGCCGAGAGACAGCCCGCGCGCAGCGTGGCTGCCTGA